A stretch of Rhododendron vialii isolate Sample 1 chromosome 4a, ASM3025357v1 DNA encodes these proteins:
- the LOC131323527 gene encoding CRIB domain-containing protein RIC5 isoform X1, translated as MTTMKGILKGLRYISQIFDNEKEEEMQIGHPTDVKHVAHIGMDGPSANTPSWMNEYKPNSEGSSVPSNSEPKGKPATKKSSQGQLAMDITDDPSGAPLDSPTRRHSSKSKQSRRHHSSGGSVGSPSRDPLESSSKPRRHKNSGDLDSPTRDSPGRTRRIQNSILGSESPSQGHQPRIPKQSRQKKTKGSTGGGSSTPSRSKGLDHLDQNLPYSDPGPGPG; from the exons ATGACGACGATGAAGGGGATCTTGAAAGGATTAAGATACATCTCGCAAATATTTG ATaatgaaaaagaagaggaaatgcAGATAGGGCACCCTACGGATGTAAAGCATGTTGCACATATTGGAATGGATGGTCCCTCTGCTAATACACCAAGCTGG ATGAATGAGTACAAGCCTAATTCAGAAGGTTCATCTGTGCCATCAAATAGTGAACCCAAGGGTAAGCCTGCTACTAAAAAGTCATCCCAAG GTCAATTGGCAATGGACATTACAGATGACCCGTCGGGCGCCCCATTGGATTCCCCAACCCGACGCCACTCAAGCAAATCAAAACAATCCAGGCGGCACCACTCGTCAGGTGGGTCAGTGGGCTCCCCGTCCCGGGACCCATTGGAAAGCAGTAGCAAGCCTAGGCGGCACAAGAACTCCGGTGATCTCGATTCACCGACCCGTGATTCACCCGGGCGGACAAGGCGGATCCAGAACTCGATCCTTGGGTCGGAGTCCCCATCCCAGGGCCACCAGCCCAGGATCCCAAAACAGTCACGTCAAAAGAAGACCAAGGGCTCAACGGGTGGCGGGTCAAGTACACCATCTAGGTCCAAAGGACTTGACCATTTGGATCAAAATTTACCTTACTCAGATCCTGGACCTGGCCCGGGTTGA
- the LOC131323527 gene encoding CRIB domain-containing protein RIC5 isoform X2, which translates to MTTMKGILKGLRYISQIFDNEKEEEMQIGHPTDVKHVAHIGMDGPSANTPSWMNEYKPNSEGSSVPSNSEPKGKPATKKSSQDDPSGAPLDSPTRRHSSKSKQSRRHHSSGGSVGSPSRDPLESSSKPRRHKNSGDLDSPTRDSPGRTRRIQNSILGSESPSQGHQPRIPKQSRQKKTKGSTGGGSSTPSRSKGLDHLDQNLPYSDPGPGPG; encoded by the exons ATGACGACGATGAAGGGGATCTTGAAAGGATTAAGATACATCTCGCAAATATTTG ATaatgaaaaagaagaggaaatgcAGATAGGGCACCCTACGGATGTAAAGCATGTTGCACATATTGGAATGGATGGTCCCTCTGCTAATACACCAAGCTGG ATGAATGAGTACAAGCCTAATTCAGAAGGTTCATCTGTGCCATCAAATAGTGAACCCAAGGGTAAGCCTGCTACTAAAAAGTCATCCCAAG ATGACCCGTCGGGCGCCCCATTGGATTCCCCAACCCGACGCCACTCAAGCAAATCAAAACAATCCAGGCGGCACCACTCGTCAGGTGGGTCAGTGGGCTCCCCGTCCCGGGACCCATTGGAAAGCAGTAGCAAGCCTAGGCGGCACAAGAACTCCGGTGATCTCGATTCACCGACCCGTGATTCACCCGGGCGGACAAGGCGGATCCAGAACTCGATCCTTGGGTCGGAGTCCCCATCCCAGGGCCACCAGCCCAGGATCCCAAAACAGTCACGTCAAAAGAAGACCAAGGGCTCAACGGGTGGCGGGTCAAGTACACCATCTAGGTCCAAAGGACTTGACCATTTGGATCAAAATTTACCTTACTCAGATCCTGGACCTGGCCCGGGTTGA
- the LOC131323281 gene encoding kinesin-like protein KIN-10A, with translation MAKSNPHTPSKPNQTHFTYPKTPQSQTKHRLNCKDTLATTAEHPVEVIGRIRDHPDRKEKPISALQINPDRRSLRVKTEIGYRDFSLDGVSMSEEEGLDEFYEKFVESRINGVKLGAKCTVMMYGPTGSGKSHTMFGCARQQGIVYKSLRDILGEGGGGSDGVGLFVQVTVLEIYNEEIYDLLSTNNGGGLSLGWPKGSASKVRLEVMGKKAKNATFISGTEAAKISKEIQKVEKRRIVKSTLCNERSSRSHCMIILDVPTVGGRLMLVDMAGSENIEQAGQIGFEAKMQTAKINQGNIALKRVVESIANGDSHVPFRDSKLTMLLQDSFEDDKSKILMILCASPDPKEMHKTISTLEYGAKAKCIVRGPHTPLKDKNGTEDSSSVVILGSRIAAMDQFIFKLQMENKLREKERNEANKELIKKEEEISALRAKLALGASEEEINLKVNERTQMLKCELEKKIQECEKMANDLVEIERRKMEERILQQQQEVETLRRRLAEIELELHRSRGRNGEDDGASLLDGSSFAKRLLDIYSNEDPGMEKSMDLDKSMDLDTGKKEPSVHDVKNSEGGGHNICNNSTKMNREVHDAFAPLFANKISLSTVLEEGEEVEEQDEEVQKEVIEEKRVYSSRISDSRLNFTSGSFTPSPRKLEPENAKESSSSRRKRIQNIFTLCGNYRELSQHNGTPFPIQKRFDNFDPHSSPVRTMGEDSTAKKSLNELVSYKTEMNKVQNSEEIAVKSKENYSPLEVSNGDAVEVYVKWEVSKEHPGKFITTLKVVKDATLADLRKLIEIHLGADKQAFTFLGLGDPTGAPVPREKEAAMHASKLPICNQSRAHLACLRPAVKQRIQSPNHLPFSPLQNILNITAR, from the exons atgGCAAAGTCAAATCCCCACACACCATCAAAGCCTAATCAAACCCACTTCACTTATCCAAAGACCCCACAATCCCAAACCAAACACCGCCTTAACTGCAAAGATACCCTTGCAACAACAGCAGAGCACCCGGTGGAGGTGATTGGCCGCATTCGCGACCACCCAGACCGGAAAGAAAAACCCATATCCGCATTGCAGATTAACCCAGACCGCCGGTCCCTCCGCGTGAAGACAGAGATCGGGTACCGGGATTTCAGCCTCGATGGGGTTTCGATGTCCGAGGAGGAAGGGCTTGATGAGTTTTATGAGAAGTTTGTGGAATCCAGGATAAATGGGGTGAAGTTGGGGGCTAAGTGCACTGTGATGATGTACGGGCCGACTGGGTCAGGGAAGAGCCACACCATGTTTGGGTGTGCAAGGCAGCAGGGGATTGTGTACAAGTCTCTGAGGGACATACTGGGTGAAGGGGGTGGAGGCAGTGATGGAGTTGGGCTGTTTGTGCAAGTCACTGTTTTGGAGATATACAACGAGGAGATATATGATCTGTTGTCGACCAATAATGGTGGCGGGCTGAGCCTTGGGTGGCCCAAGGGCAGTGCTTCTAAG GTAAGACTGGAAGTAATGGGAAAGAAGGCAAAGAATGCAACTTTTATTTCTGGAACCGAAGCTGCAAAGATATCAAAAGAGATCCAGAAAGTTGAGAAGCGAAGGATCGTTAAGAGCACATTATGCAATGAGAGAAGCTCCCGAAGCCACTGCATg ATAATTCTTGATGTCCCAACAGTAGGTGGTCGGCTCATGCTTGTTGACATGGCAGGTTCTGAAAACATTGAGCAAGCCGGTCAGATTGGATTCGAAGCAAAAATGCAG ACAGCAAAGATTAACCAAGGAAATATAGCACTGAAGAGGGTGGTTGAGTCCATTGCTAATGGTGACTCTCATGTTCCATTCAGAGACAGCAAGTTAACTATGCTTTTGCAG GATTCTTTTGAGGACGACAAGTCAAAGATTTTGATGATATTGTGCGCCAGCCCAGACCCCAAGGAGATGCACAAGACAATATCTACTTTGGAATACGGAGCAAAAGCAAAGTGCATTGTTCGCGGTCCCCATACACCACTCAAGGACAAGAATGGCACTGAAGATTCCTCATCGGTAGTTATTTTAGGATCAAGGATTGCAGCTATGGACCAGTTTATTTTCAAGCTCCAAATGGAGAACAAGCTGAGGGAAAAAGAGCGAAATGAAGCCAACAAAGAGCtaataaagaaagaagaagagatttcTGCTCTAAGGGCCAAACTTGCATTGGGGGCAAGCGAAGAGGAGATCAACTTGAAGGTGAATGAGCGGACCCAGATGCTTAAATGTGAATTAGAGAAGAAAATACAAGAATGTGAGAAAATGGCAAATGATTTAGTTGAGATTGAAAGGAGGAAGATGGAAGAAAGGATACTTCAACAGCAACAGGAAGTTGAAACACTAAGGCGTCGTTTGGCAGAAATTGAGTTAGAGCTACACCGTTCTAGGGGCAGAAATGGTGAAGATGATGGGGCCAGCTTATTGGATGGAAGTAGTTTTGCAAAAAGGCTATTGGATATTTATTCCAATGAGGATCCAGGGATGGAGAAATCAATGGATTTGGATAAATCAATGGATTTGGATACGGGAAAAAAAGAACCCTCTGTGCACGATGTGAAAAATTCTGAGGGTGGTGGTCACAATATATGCAATAATTCTACAAAAATGAATAGGGAAGTGCATGATGCTTTTGCCCCATTGTTTGCTAACAAAATATCTTTGAGCACTGtattagaggaaggagaagaagtagAAGAACAAGACGAAGAAGTACAGAAAGAGGTAATAGAGGAGAAGAGAGTTTATTCTAGTAGGATTAGTGACTCAAGGCTCAATTTCACCTCAGGGTCTTTTACACCATCTCCTCGGAAACTTGAACCTGAAAATGCTAaggaatcttcttcttctaggcgaaaaagaattcaaaacatATTCACACTTTGTGGAAATTATAGAGAGCTCTCTCAGCACAACGGGACCCCATTCCCTATACAAAAGAGGTTCGACAACTTTGATCCTCACTCATCTCCAGTGAGAACAATGGGAGAGGATTCCACTGCGAAAAAATCTTTAAATGAGTTGGTATCATATAAAACAGAGATGAACAAAGTACAAAACTCTGAAGAGATAGCAGTGAAGTCGAAGGAAAACTACAGCCCATTGGAAGTAAGCAATGGTGATGCGGTTGAAGTGTACGTGAAATGGGAGGTGTCAAAGGAGCATCCGGGGAAGTTTATCACTACTCTGAAGGTTGTGAAGGATGCAACACTCGCTGATCTGAGGAAGCTGATTGAAATCCACCTCGGTGCAGATAAACAAGCATTCACGTTTCTCGGGCTTGGG GACCCTACTGGAGCTCCAGTCCCCAGAGAGAAGGAAGCCGCAATGCACGCCAGCAAACTGCCTATTTGCAACCAGTCACGAGCCCACCTTGCTTGCTTGCGCCCAGCAGTGAAACAACGAATTCAAAGTCCAAATCATCTTCCATTCAGCCCACTGCAAAACATACTTAATATTACTGCAAGGTGA
- the LOC131321685 gene encoding 2-isopropylmalate synthase A-like, with amino-acid sequence MASLFTNPGFIPVSQLSTTHPARRLLYYTTSTTKTPTIHPTKSSTPFTAIFCSATCHTHRPAYIPNQIPDPQYVRVFDTTLRDGEQSPGASMTSKEKLDIARQLAKLGVDIIEAGFPAASNDDLEAVKMIAKEVGNEVDENGYVPVICGLARCNKRDIDVSWEAVKHAKRPRIHTFIATSEIHMKHKLKKTKEEVIETARSMVSYARSLGCDDVEFSPEDAGRSDREFLYQILGEVINAGATTLNIPDTVGYTMPNEFGQLIADIRANTKGIENVIVSTHCQNDLGLSTANTLAGACAGARQVEVTINGIGERAGNASLEEVVMALKCRGDQVLGGLYTGINTEQIIMSSKMVEEFSGLHVQPHKAIVGANAFAHESGIHQDGMLKHKNTYEIISPEDIGLHRSNKSGIVLGKLSGRHALRSQLLELGYDIDSKDLDDLFWRFKAVAEKKKSITDDDLIALASDVVFQPQVVWKLGDVQVTCGTLDLPMATVRLIDTNGEEHIACANGTGPVDSAYKAVDHIVKERVILLEYSLNAVTEGIDAIATTRVLIRGENNHTSTHSSGETSHRTFSGTGAGMDIVVSSVRAYVNALNKMLSFHNQTEATVNTGNSRVSA; translated from the exons ATGGCGTCTCTGTTCACAAACCCTGGTTTCATACCTGTATCTCAGCTCAGCACCACCCACCCAGCTCGCCGCCTCCTCTACTACACCACAAGCACCACCAAAACTCCCACAATTCACCCAACAAAATCTTCAACCCCATTCACTGCCATCTTCTGCTCCGCCACCTGCCACACACACCGCCCTGCATACATCCCCAACCAGATTCCAGACCCCCAATATGTCCGCGTGTTTGACACCACCCTCCGCGACGGCGAGCAGTCCCCCGGTGCCTCCATGACCAGCAAGGAAAAGCTTGACATCGCCCGACAGCTGGCGAAGCTCGGGGTCGACATAATCGAGGCCGGATTTCCCGCTGCTTCCAATGACGACCTGGAGGCTGTCAAAATGATCGCGAAGGAGGTGGGTAACGAGGTGGACGAGAATGGGTATGTGCCTGTTATTTGCGGACTGGCGCGGTGCAATAAGAGGGATATAGACGTGTCGTGGGAGGCCGTGAAGCATGCCAAGAGGCCGCGGATCCACACGTTTATTGCGACAAGTGAGATTCACATGAAGCACAAGCTTAAGAAGACCAAGGAGGAGGTGATCGAGACGGCAAGGAGTATGGTGAGTTATGCGAGGAGTTTGGGTTGTGATGATGTTGAGTTCAGTCCTGAAGATGCTGGAAG ATCTGACAGGGAGTTTCTTTATCAGATTTTGGGTGAAGTTATTAATGCTGGGGCTACCACTCTCAATATTCCTGATACTGTTGGGTATACTATGCCGAATGAGTTTGGACAATTGATTGCTGATATAAGAGCCAACACCAAAGGAATTGAAAATGTAATTGTTTCCACTCACTGCCAAAATGATCTTGGGCTTTCTACTGCCAACACATTAGCG GGGGCTTGTGCAGGTGCAAGACAAGTGGAAGTAACGATAAACGGCATTGGTGAAAGAGCTGGTAATGCTTCATTGGAGGAG GTTGTTATGGCCCTGAAATGTCGTGGCGACCAAGTGTTAGGAGGACTTTATACAGGGATCAATACAGAACAAATCATTATGTCAAGCAAGATG GTTGAAGAGTTTAGTGGATTGCATGTACAACCGCACAAGGCCATTGTTGGGGCAAATGCTTTTGCACATGAAAGTGGTATCCATCAG GATGGGATGCTTAAACATAAAAATACATATGAAATTATATCTCCTGAAGATATTGGTCTCCACCGATCTAATAAGTCTGGCATTGTCCTTGGAAAGCTCAG CGGACGCCATGCTTTAAGATCTCAACTTTTAGAG CTTGGTTATGACATTGACAGTAAGGACCTTGATGATCTCTTTTGGCGTTTCAAAGCTGtagcagaaaagaaaaag agtATTACTGATGATGATCTGATAGCACTGGCGTCCGATGTAGTTTTTCAGCCACAAGTGGTTTGGAAGCTTGGAGATGTGCAA GTTACATGTGGAACTCTTGATCTTCCAATGGCCACTGTTAGACTCATTGATACTAATGGGGAAGAGCATATTGCATGCGCAAATGGAACTGGACCTGTTGATTCTGCTTATAAGGCTGTTGATCACATTGTTAAG GAACGTGTAATTCTTCTCGAGTACTCCTTGAATGCTGTAACAGAAGGCATTGATGCAATTGCCACTACACGAGTTCTAATTCGTGGGGAGAACAACCATACATCTACGCACTCCAGTGGAGAAACTTCCCATCGTACATTTAG TGGAACCGGGGCAGGAATGGATATAGTTGTCTCCAGCGTCCGAGCTTATGTTAATGCTTTAAACAAGATGTTAAGTTTCCATAACCAAACTGAAGCAACGGTAAATACCGGAAATTCTCGGGTTTCAGCTTGA
- the LOC131323527 gene encoding glycolipid transfer protein 1 isoform X3 — protein sequence MEGTVFTPSLEEMKHVKSDRGELLTKPFLDVCKHVLPILDKFGAAMTVVKSDIGGNISRLESQYSANTSKFNYLFSFVQAEVETKTAKSSSSCTNALLWLTRAMDFLVELFRNLHDHLDWSMTQACTDSYAKTLKKWHGWLASSSFTVAIKLAPDRKKFMELIGGGNGDLDPDMEKFCTTFSPMLHEIHKFLAGVGLDGMKAS from the exons ATGGAAGGAACTGTGTTCACCCCTTCTTTGGAGGAAATGAAGCATGTCAAGTCTGACAGAGGAGAACTGTTGACAAAGCCTTTCTTGGATGTCTGCAAGCACGTATTGCCTATTCTAG ACAAATTTGGAGCTGCTATGACGGTTGTGAAATCTGATATTGGTGGTAATATATCG AGGTTGGAATCACAATACTCGGCCAATACGTCCAAATTCAACTACTTGTTCAGTTTTGTACAAGCAGAAGTCGAAACAAAAACAGCAAAATCATCATCAAGTTGTACGAATGCTCTTCTTTGGTTGACAAG AGCGATGGATTTCTTGGTGGAGCTGTTTCGGAACCTACATGACCATCTAGATTGGTCAATGACACAAGCTTGTACCGACTCCTACGCCAAGACTTTGAAGAAATGGCACGGCTGGCTTGCTAGTTCAAGTTTTACG GTTGCTATCAAGCTTGCCCCGGATAGGAAAAAGTTCATGGAGTTGATAGGAGGGGGAAACGGGGATCTTGATCCCGATATGGAAAAGTTTTGCACCACATTCTCACCAATGCTTCATGAGATCCACAAGTTTCTG GCTGGTGTTGGCTTGGATGGTATGAAAGCTTCATAA